A window from Bdellovibrionales bacterium encodes these proteins:
- a CDS encoding methyltransferase domain-containing protein, with protein sequence MLKLHRHLVDNIVHIVEEIFTTSLHADKVLECAFKSQKKWGARDRRFVAESTYEIVRWWRYFGVLAGFDPTEIEITRDHVWQIWAAWCLKTYHEIPEWAELKSFDRAGFEERRRREYPVAIRESVPQWLYDYGREQVGPEWDAMLKSLNQPAEVFLRVNTLRATREELIRKLQIENVHVVEVDGLPTALRLAERKNLATTEAFKQGLFEVQDAASQMVAPLLKPESNTTVIDACAGGGGKTLHLAALMKNRGRLVAMDVNEGKLSKLLERAERNGVKVVSTQPISPEALESFVGKADRLLLDVPCSGLGVLRRNPDTKWKLSLTEVQRLQKLQAEILENYSRMVKPGGMMVYATCSVMPAENERQVQAFLAKHGQDWKLAEEIHLAPQKQGFDGFYGASLERKA encoded by the coding sequence ATTCTAAAGTTACATCGTCATCTCGTAGATAATATCGTTCACATCGTGGAGGAAATCTTCACGACGTCCCTTCACGCCGATAAGGTGCTTGAGTGTGCTTTCAAATCTCAAAAAAAGTGGGGCGCCCGCGATCGCCGCTTTGTCGCTGAAAGCACTTACGAGATCGTTCGCTGGTGGCGCTATTTTGGTGTGCTCGCCGGTTTTGATCCGACAGAGATAGAAATCACGCGCGATCACGTTTGGCAAATCTGGGCCGCCTGGTGCTTGAAAACCTACCATGAAATTCCTGAATGGGCGGAGCTCAAGTCCTTTGATAGAGCAGGTTTTGAAGAGCGCCGCCGCCGAGAATATCCAGTGGCGATCCGCGAATCCGTTCCTCAGTGGTTGTATGATTATGGTCGGGAGCAGGTCGGACCAGAGTGGGATGCGATGCTTAAATCTCTGAACCAGCCCGCGGAAGTTTTCTTGCGTGTGAACACTCTTCGTGCCACTCGCGAAGAGCTGATTCGTAAATTGCAAATTGAAAACGTGCACGTCGTTGAAGTGGATGGATTGCCGACAGCTTTGCGCTTGGCGGAGAGAAAAAATCTTGCGACGACGGAAGCTTTCAAACAGGGACTTTTTGAAGTTCAAGATGCGGCCTCGCAAATGGTGGCGCCACTTTTAAAACCGGAATCAAATACAACCGTGATTGATGCTTGCGCCGGTGGCGGAGGAAAAACTCTGCACTTGGCGGCGCTCATGAAAAACCGCGGCCGCTTGGTGGCGATGGACGTGAATGAAGGCAAGCTCAGTAAGCTTTTGGAACGTGCTGAACGTAACGGCGTGAAGGTGGTGAGCACGCAGCCGATATCTCCCGAGGCGCTTGAAAGCTTCGTGGGTAAAGCAGATCGTCTCTTGCTCGATGTCCCTTGCTCAGGGCTGGGGGTTCTTCGCCGCAATCCGGATACGAAATGGAAATTGTCGCTGACGGAAGTGCAGCGCCTGCAGAAACTTCAGGCTGAGATCTTAGAAAACTACTCCCGCATGGTGAAGCCGGGCGGAATGATGGTCTATGCCACATGTAGCGTGATGCCGGCTGAGAACGAGCGTCAGGTTCAGGCGTTCCTCGCGAAGCATGGCCAAGACTGGAAGTTGGCCGAGGAAATTCACCTTGCACCACAAAAGCAAGGTTTCGACGGATTCTACGGAGCAAGTCTTGAGCGTAAGGCCTAA
- the nusB gene encoding transcription antitermination factor NusB: protein MRRQSRELALQVLFQTEFAPQISNSDLMEVLGAAVEPEVVTFATDIIRGVQAQKSAIDSKIQSASAHWKLERMATIDRNILRIAVYEMRFAPNPLKENIVINEAVEIAKKFGTTESASFVNGLLDQVAKAH, encoded by the coding sequence ATGAGAAGACAATCCCGGGAACTCGCACTACAAGTCCTCTTTCAAACTGAGTTTGCGCCGCAAATTTCTAATTCTGATTTGATGGAGGTCCTTGGGGCTGCCGTCGAACCTGAAGTGGTGACTTTTGCCACGGACATTATCCGTGGTGTTCAGGCACAAAAATCAGCGATTGATTCTAAAATTCAATCTGCCAGCGCTCACTGGAAACTCGAGCGCATGGCAACCATCGACCGCAATATTTTGCGTATTGCGGTTTACGAAATGCGTTTTGCACCGAATCCACTGAAAGAAAACATCGTTATTAACGAAGCTGTCGAGATCGCGAAAAAATTCGGAACGACCGAGTCTGCCAGCTTTGTGAACGGTCTTCTGGATCAGGTCGCTAAGGCTCACTGA
- the nrdR gene encoding transcriptional repressor NrdR — protein MKCPYCSHSEDRVLDTRVQKDGSIRRRRECLECKARFSTMETLMLSFPFVIKKDGRREPFSKEKILKGLQAACQKRPVSLAQIENVVERISSWIISRGDNEVPARLLGLRVMAELKQLDDVAYIRFASVYRTFKDVQEFVETLEDLEMIDLADPNNPQLPLTSVNYSGKPEEDEKTIPGTRTTSPLSN, from the coding sequence ATGAAATGTCCTTATTGCAGTCACAGTGAAGACAGAGTTTTAGACACGAGAGTGCAGAAAGACGGCTCGATTCGACGCCGTCGCGAATGCCTTGAGTGCAAAGCTCGATTCTCAACAATGGAAACATTGATGTTGAGCTTCCCGTTCGTGATCAAAAAAGACGGACGTCGTGAGCCTTTCAGCAAAGAAAAAATTCTGAAAGGGTTGCAAGCTGCTTGTCAAAAGCGCCCTGTGAGTCTCGCGCAAATCGAAAACGTTGTTGAACGCATCTCTTCGTGGATCATTAGCCGCGGTGACAATGAAGTCCCTGCTCGCTTGCTCGGTCTGCGGGTGATGGCGGAGCTGAAACAACTCGACGATGTCGCCTACATTCGTTTCGCCAGCGTCTATCGGACGTTCAAAGATGTTCAGGAGTTTGTAGAAACTCTCGAAGATCTGGAAATGATCGACCTTGCTGATCCGAACAATCCGCAATTGCCATTAACCTCTGTGAACTATTCTGGAAAGCCTGAAGAAGATGAGAAGACAATCCCGGGAACTCGCACTACAAGTCCTCTTTCAAACTGA
- a CDS encoding kinase/pyrophosphorylase, giving the protein MTMTTWTIYILSDGTGETAATMIRAALVQYANKDINIVRCKNVRTEAQIESIIDECFERRGFIAYTVASPGMRKKIHELASAKGLPSFDLLGPLLNTLDSFFGVENTSTVNVLRTVDETYFKRIEAIEYTVKHDDGKTLTHLDKADIVLVGISRTSKTPLSIFLSHKGWKVANVPLVLNTPLPEELFKVDQRRVVGLIIDIDSLHRIRKNRLEKFGQDPGGEYASVSHIVKEIEYAHQIFKVNKRWPVFNVTERALEETAGEIVRIISARLGLPDSVLF; this is encoded by the coding sequence ATGACTATGACAACGTGGACGATTTATATTTTGTCGGATGGTACGGGCGAAACCGCTGCTACGATGATTCGTGCGGCTCTCGTACAGTACGCCAACAAAGATATTAATATCGTCCGTTGTAAAAACGTCCGCACTGAAGCGCAGATTGAATCCATCATTGACGAATGCTTCGAGCGCCGTGGCTTTATCGCCTACACCGTCGCGAGCCCTGGTATGCGTAAAAAGATTCACGAGCTCGCCTCCGCGAAGGGTCTGCCTTCTTTCGACTTGCTGGGACCATTGCTGAATACACTCGACAGTTTCTTCGGCGTCGAGAATACAAGTACCGTGAACGTGCTTCGCACGGTGGACGAAACTTACTTCAAGCGCATTGAAGCCATCGAGTACACAGTTAAACACGACGACGGAAAGACACTCACGCATTTGGATAAAGCAGACATCGTGCTCGTTGGCATCAGCCGCACGAGTAAGACACCGCTTTCGATCTTTCTAAGCCACAAGGGCTGGAAGGTTGCTAACGTTCCTTTGGTTTTGAATACACCATTGCCAGAAGAATTGTTTAAGGTGGATCAGCGTCGCGTGGTGGGTTTGATTATTGATATCGATAGTCTTCACCGCATTCGCAAAAACCGCCTTGAGAAGTTCGGTCAGGATCCTGGTGGCGAGTACGCATCGGTTTCACACATCGTCAAAGAGATCGAGTACGCGCATCAGATCTTTAAGGTGAATAAACGCTGGCCGGTCTTTAACGTCACTGAACGTGCGTTGGAAGAAACTGCGGGAGAGATCGTTCGTATTATCTCTGCCCGCTTAGGTTTGCCGGACTCAGTTCTGTTCTAA
- a CDS encoding tetratricopeptide repeat protein, with protein MFKKISALLLLVLVIFLIGLFISRSQSEVSTTFVSPTVSAFRQTLTKEKSTTTAPNPAPTMPMIGENLPEEDCWNKLSAQVQEGEFVRQNREAWQSLVGEWYYGPDGDALNTPETSAPGMFMQALLFSGQLYGQLLYESQEERALDLFEKVYALDPGNSAPLIYAAMIESKRGNEAEAQRLFAMAQNSNRFDTYIMTVSKSIFSQVRSSSDLIQAYAFWSHLPGPDYAAITKYLKARDSRIFAEQMTRAGLDEKNVLADIDWFALEYAVGFAIENKLNPNNKLPNYKEIVEKKNQQSPFSNEKMLAALKKKCDLSSLDEFTNEFRAYMNKK; from the coding sequence ATGTTCAAAAAAATCTCTGCCCTGCTTTTACTTGTGCTCGTGATTTTCCTTATCGGTCTTTTTATTTCACGATCTCAATCGGAAGTTTCTACGACTTTTGTTTCTCCGACGGTGAGCGCTTTTCGTCAGACTCTGACCAAAGAAAAGTCTACGACGACGGCACCGAATCCAGCGCCAACAATGCCAATGATCGGAGAAAACCTCCCCGAAGAAGATTGCTGGAATAAGCTCAGTGCTCAAGTGCAAGAAGGCGAATTCGTCCGTCAAAACCGCGAAGCTTGGCAAAGTCTTGTCGGCGAGTGGTATTACGGTCCGGACGGCGATGCTCTGAATACCCCAGAGACCTCTGCACCTGGAATGTTCATGCAAGCGCTCCTCTTTTCAGGCCAACTCTATGGGCAGCTCCTCTATGAGTCACAAGAGGAACGCGCCCTCGATCTTTTTGAAAAAGTTTATGCTTTGGATCCCGGCAACTCTGCGCCGCTGATTTACGCGGCAATGATCGAGAGTAAAAGAGGCAACGAAGCCGAAGCGCAAAGACTGTTCGCCATGGCTCAAAATTCGAATAGATTTGATACTTATATTATGACCGTCTCGAAAAGCATCTTCAGCCAGGTACGAAGCTCCTCGGATCTGATCCAGGCCTATGCTTTTTGGTCGCATCTACCTGGACCTGACTATGCCGCAATCACAAAATATTTAAAAGCCCGCGACTCTCGAATCTTTGCCGAGCAGATGACTCGGGCCGGACTGGATGAAAAAAATGTCCTCGCAGATATAGATTGGTTTGCCCTCGAATATGCGGTGGGGTTCGCTATTGAAAACAAGCTTAACCCAAACAATAAGCTTCCCAATTACAAAGAAATCGTCGAAAAGAAAAATCAACAAAGCCCTTTTTCAAACGAGAAAATGCTCGCCGCCCTAAAGAAGAAATGCGACCTCTCCTCCCTCGACGAATTTACAAACGAATTTCGCGCTTACATGAATAAGAAGTAA
- a CDS encoding TIGR02147 family protein has protein sequence MDLSIFDFKSYRPYLLKVFGDKDQRKGLKSQAAKSIGCHTTLISQVLHGQVTLNLEQAERMNEFLGHSEEESHYFLLLVQKERAGTKSLESYFLAQMTQVLKNRQNIKKRVGKTDFISSDEELRYYSSWQFAAIHVALSIPELSNPEALSKNLNVPLQQVRAILEFLTRIGLAKAKDLRTFEIGPKHIHLGSDSPQIRNHHLNWRLRAMEAIDHDPKNNLHYSSAVTLSREDVAKIKEILIQNLTTMNKVIQVSKEEEIYGLNFDFFNLTPKNI, from the coding sequence ATGGACTTAAGCATTTTTGATTTTAAGAGTTATAGACCCTACCTTCTGAAGGTTTTCGGCGACAAAGATCAAAGAAAAGGCCTCAAGTCTCAAGCGGCCAAATCAATTGGCTGCCATACTACACTGATATCTCAAGTACTCCACGGACAAGTGACTTTAAATTTAGAACAAGCAGAACGCATGAACGAATTTCTTGGCCACAGCGAAGAAGAATCTCACTACTTTCTTTTACTTGTTCAAAAAGAACGAGCCGGCACAAAGTCTCTCGAAAGCTATTTCTTGGCGCAAATGACCCAGGTTTTAAAAAATCGCCAGAATATAAAAAAACGGGTTGGCAAAACAGACTTTATTTCAAGTGATGAAGAACTTCGCTATTATAGCTCTTGGCAGTTCGCCGCTATTCATGTGGCTCTTTCTATTCCGGAGCTTTCAAATCCAGAAGCTCTCTCGAAAAATCTAAATGTTCCTCTCCAGCAAGTGCGCGCGATTCTTGAATTCTTGACTCGAATAGGGCTGGCAAAAGCCAAAGACCTTCGCACTTTTGAAATCGGGCCAAAACATATTCACCTAGGATCTGATTCACCTCAAATCCGTAATCACCACCTCAATTGGCGACTCAGAGCTATGGAGGCCATCGATCACGATCCTAAAAATAACCTGCACTACTCCTCAGCCGTCACCCTTTCACGGGAAGACGTTGCAAAAATCAAAGAAATTTTGATTCAGAATCTGACGACTATGAACAAAGTTATTCAAGTATCAAAAGAAGAAGAAATATACGGATTAAATTTCGATTTTTTTAATCTCACACCGAAAAATATCTAA
- a CDS encoding GTP cyclohydrolase produces the protein MNIITHLQKRIESILDHDLETPSEEVLLAKKNFEVLTDPRLLRGLAESLPNDNTDKAVILFSRLALYFDAGVFLEADKTQWEPQAQFHRGHVSVLKPAQKKKISLPKSDLMSVLRTDAKPLLQKMDLKNLDAEGRTVCLFIRPGTDFAFLLFSSLPDLWLKDHIRAVTEAIHRGINNE, from the coding sequence ATGAACATCATCACCCATCTGCAAAAACGCATTGAATCTATTCTTGATCACGATCTGGAAACTCCGAGTGAGGAAGTTCTTCTTGCGAAGAAAAATTTCGAAGTGCTCACCGATCCTCGCCTGCTCCGCGGTCTTGCGGAAAGCCTGCCAAATGACAACACCGACAAAGCGGTGATCTTGTTTTCACGCTTGGCTTTGTATTTTGATGCCGGCGTGTTTTTGGAAGCTGACAAAACTCAGTGGGAACCGCAAGCGCAGTTTCATCGTGGCCATGTGAGCGTGTTGAAACCGGCGCAGAAGAAAAAGATTTCTCTGCCGAAGTCCGACCTGATGAGTGTTTTGCGCACGGATGCAAAACCTTTATTACAAAAAATGGATTTAAAGAATTTGGATGCGGAAGGAAGAACGGTTTGTCTGTTCATTCGTCCGGGAACTGACTTTGCATTTTTATTATTCTCTTCTTTGCCGGATCTTTGGTTGAAAGACCATATCCGCGCAGTCACAGAAGCTATTCACCGCGGAATTAACAACGAATGA
- a CDS encoding response regulator gives MKGLLINDNEKPTIAFCDDEKDITEVYAAILSEHYKVLTFNQPEELLKFLEFHEECPFEVLITDLKMPKMSGLQLIERAHQKGFQFPSILLSGYLDKKNLMTAVGCGVMRVLEKPAEIPQILACIDELMTENRILKTRRQMRDIMAKLRESYSHIRLLLGDELQNYTIDPQSNMETLLESLESRLDELLAVEKQLKEKSDNIKKAL, from the coding sequence ATGAAGGGCTTATTAATTAACGATAATGAGAAGCCAACGATCGCTTTTTGTGATGATGAAAAAGACATCACGGAAGTGTACGCCGCTATTTTGTCGGAGCACTATAAAGTGCTGACCTTCAACCAGCCGGAAGAGCTTCTGAAATTCCTCGAGTTCCACGAAGAGTGCCCTTTCGAAGTCCTCATCACGGATTTGAAAATGCCAAAGATGAGTGGCTTGCAATTGATCGAACGAGCTCATCAAAAGGGTTTCCAATTTCCATCCATTTTACTCTCAGGCTATCTCGACAAAAAGAACCTGATGACAGCCGTCGGTTGCGGCGTCATGCGCGTCCTAGAAAAGCCGGCAGAGATTCCGCAGATTCTGGCGTGCATCGATGAGCTGATGACAGAAAACCGCATCCTCAAAACTCGTCGCCAAATGCGCGACATCATGGCAAAACTGCGTGAGTCTTACTCTCACATCCGTTTACTCTTGGGCGATGAACTGCAAAACTACACCATCGATCCGCAATCCAATATGGAGACGCTGCTCGAGTCCCTCGAGAGCCGTTTGGATGAGCTGCTTGCGGTAGAAAAGCAGCTCAAAGAAAAAAGCGACAATATCAAGAAGGCTCTTTAG